A window of Garciella nitratireducens DSM 15102 contains these coding sequences:
- the hisS gene encoding histidine--tRNA ligase codes for MLTKAPRGTRDILPSQIYKWYFIENTIRELCERFGYKEIRTPEFEHTELFERGIGDSTDVVQKEMYSFQDKGGRNITLKPEGTSPTVRAFVEHKLYAEAQPTKLFYITPAFRYERPQAGRLRIHHQFGIEVFGSQHPSVDAEVISVAMALYEKLGIKNLELHINSVGCPKCRIKYNKVLKEYLSSKLPKLCSTCKNRYERNPMRILDCKMENCQEELKDAPLMIDYLCEECLEHFQSVQNYLKRLNLHFVIDPKIVRGLDYYTKTAFEIITKEIGAQGTVCGGGRYDGLVEEIGGPSTPGIGFGMGLERLLLSLENKNISIKEPKGFDLFIATLGTKADEIAFKLIYSLRKSGIKVEKDFMNRSLKAQLKYANKINAKYVVIIGEEEIKKDRVILKNMDTGKQEKSNLSIIQETLLNMFK; via the coding sequence ATGTTAACAAAAGCACCTAGAGGAACAAGAGATATTCTTCCATCCCAGATTTATAAATGGTATTTTATAGAAAATACCATCCGAGAATTATGCGAAAGATTTGGATATAAAGAAATCAGAACTCCAGAATTTGAACATACAGAATTGTTTGAGAGAGGAATAGGGGATAGCACTGATGTAGTTCAAAAAGAAATGTACTCTTTTCAAGATAAAGGAGGAAGAAATATTACTCTCAAACCTGAAGGGACTTCTCCAACTGTGAGAGCTTTTGTAGAGCATAAATTATATGCAGAGGCACAGCCTACAAAATTATTTTACATAACTCCAGCTTTTCGATATGAGCGTCCCCAAGCAGGACGATTAAGAATTCATCATCAATTTGGAATTGAGGTATTTGGAAGTCAACATCCGTCAGTAGATGCGGAAGTGATTAGTGTTGCTATGGCATTGTATGAAAAATTAGGAATAAAGAATTTAGAACTTCACATAAATAGTGTGGGATGTCCTAAATGTAGAATCAAATATAATAAAGTCTTAAAAGAGTATCTATCTTCAAAATTACCAAAATTGTGTTCTACTTGTAAAAACAGATATGAAAGAAACCCTATGAGGATTTTGGATTGTAAAATGGAAAATTGCCAAGAAGAACTAAAAGATGCACCTTTAATGATTGATTATCTTTGTGAGGAATGCTTAGAGCACTTTCAATCTGTGCAAAATTATTTAAAAAGATTAAATTTACATTTTGTAATAGATCCTAAAATAGTGAGAGGACTAGATTATTACACTAAAACAGCTTTTGAAATTATTACAAAGGAAATTGGCGCTCAAGGTACTGTTTGTGGTGGAGGTAGATATGACGGTTTAGTAGAAGAAATTGGGGGACCTTCTACTCCAGGAATTGGGTTTGGTATGGGATTAGAACGACTTCTACTGTCATTGGAAAATAAAAATATCTCTATAAAAGAACCTAAAGGATTTGATTTATTTATTGCTACTTTGGGAACCAAGGCAGATGAAATTGCTTTTAAACTCATTTATTCTCTTAGAAAGTCAGGGATAAAGGTAGAAAAAGATTTTATGAATAGAAGTTTAAAAGCACAATTAAAATATGCTAATAAAATTAATGCAAAATATGTTGTAATCATAGGAGAAGAGGAAATAAAAAAAGATAGAGTTATATTAAAAAATATGGATACAGGAAAACAAGAAAAAAGCAATCTATCTATCATTCAAGAAACATTATTAAATATGTTTAAATAA
- the hemZ gene encoding coproporphyrinogen dehydrogenase HemZ: MIYIKLQGHIYEYDIKEMVRQYFPKENIQMISDLSKASKNELIIINGLKVEKDKYKFYTIFQKKNQILLKEIMQLRIPSFENDKEKQRWEKRKLKVILYYSMEKQYSKSLPWGILTGIRPTKIVHKLMDEEKKEENIAKVLKSQFLLSNEKIKLLMDVAKQERDIVYPIDKNKVSIYIGIPFCPSRCVYCSFLSSVIQKNRESVKEYLQALYYEIKEIGKYINKHSLSIESIYIGGGTPTVLKVDELKELLDILQETFNIDEIKEYTLEAGRPDTINKEKLIVALSHGIKRISINPQTMNQKTLQNIGRMHSVEDIKKAYFLAREIGFSFINMDLILGLPGEDLKDVKRTLKEVEILKPENITVHTMSVKKGSKLKERLEEIKLDQGQKVSKMIEVAQDFASSNGYYAYYLYRQKYMLGNLENVGYCKTGYRSIYNIQMIAEKQTIIGLGAGSVTKVVFQEKDRIERMPNVKNVEQYIKRIQEMIDRKLSLLDSLYCKI; this comes from the coding sequence ATGATCTATATAAAATTACAAGGGCATATCTATGAATATGATATTAAAGAAATGGTTCGTCAATATTTTCCTAAAGAAAATATACAGATGATAAGCGATTTATCTAAAGCATCTAAAAACGAATTAATAATTATAAATGGATTAAAGGTAGAAAAAGATAAGTATAAATTTTATACCATATTTCAAAAGAAGAATCAAATTCTTTTAAAAGAAATTATGCAATTGCGTATTCCATCTTTTGAGAATGATAAAGAAAAACAAAGGTGGGAAAAAAGAAAGTTAAAAGTTATTTTATACTATTCAATGGAGAAACAATATTCAAAATCTCTACCCTGGGGGATATTAACAGGAATTCGTCCTACTAAGATTGTTCATAAATTAATGGATGAAGAAAAAAAAGAAGAAAATATTGCTAAAGTTTTAAAATCTCAATTTTTATTATCAAATGAGAAAATAAAGTTGTTAATGGATGTAGCAAAACAGGAACGAGATATTGTATATCCTATAGATAAAAATAAAGTGAGCATTTATATAGGGATTCCTTTTTGTCCTTCTAGATGTGTTTATTGCTCCTTTTTATCGTCTGTAATTCAAAAAAATAGAGAGAGTGTAAAAGAATATTTACAAGCTCTTTATTATGAAATTAAAGAAATAGGGAAATATATAAATAAACACTCTCTTTCTATTGAGTCGATTTATATAGGAGGAGGAACTCCTACTGTTTTAAAGGTTGATGAATTAAAAGAATTATTAGATATTTTACAAGAAACCTTTAATATAGATGAAATAAAAGAGTATACTTTAGAAGCAGGCAGGCCAGATACTATAAATAAAGAAAAACTTATTGTCGCTTTATCACATGGAATTAAACGTATTAGCATTAATCCACAAACCATGAATCAAAAAACTTTACAAAATATTGGTCGAATGCATTCCGTAGAAGATATAAAAAAAGCATATTTTTTAGCAAGAGAGATAGGATTTTCATTTATTAACATGGATTTAATACTAGGATTACCAGGAGAAGATCTTAAGGATGTAAAAAGAACTTTAAAAGAAGTAGAAATATTAAAACCTGAGAATATAACTGTGCATACCATGTCTGTAAAAAAAGGGTCTAAATTAAAAGAACGATTAGAAGAAATAAAGTTAGACCAAGGACAAAAAGTATCTAAAATGATAGAAGTAGCTCAAGATTTTGCAAGTTCAAATGGATATTATGCTTATTATCTTTATAGGCAAAAATATATGCTTGGGAATTTAGAAAATGTAGGTTATTGTAAAACAGGGTATAGAAGTATTTATAATATTCAGATGATAGCTGAAAAGCAAACTATTATAGGATTAGGTGCTGGTTCAGTGACTAAGGTAGTATTTCAAGAGAAAGATAGAATAGAAAGAATGCCGAATGTAAAAAATGTAGAACAATATATAAAAAGAATTCAGGAAATGATTGATAGAAAATTATCTTTACTGGATAGTTTATATTGTAAAATTTAA
- a CDS encoding MBL fold metallo-hydrolase — translation MKIERIPVGTIQANCYILGCNFTKEGIIIDPGADAQGLISKIKELDLKIKYILLTHGHYDHIAAVNEIKRKIKVPICIHSLDKEMLENPELNLSTMFGQSMSVSYDIELKEGDVLSIGNIKLKIIHTPGHTPGGICIVGDQEVFTGDTLFAGSIGRTDFPQGSMKKLLSSIKNKLFVLPGDTKIYPGHGPSSTIEQEKNTNPFFR, via the coding sequence ATGAAGATAGAAAGAATACCTGTAGGAACTATACAGGCTAATTGTTATATTTTAGGTTGTAACTTTACAAAGGAAGGAATTATTATTGATCCAGGAGCAGATGCACAAGGTTTAATTAGTAAAATTAAAGAGTTGGATTTAAAAATAAAATATATTCTATTAACTCATGGGCATTATGATCATATAGCAGCTGTTAATGAAATAAAGAGAAAAATTAAGGTACCTATTTGCATCCATTCTTTAGATAAAGAAATGTTAGAAAATCCAGAATTAAATTTATCTACTATGTTTGGTCAATCAATGAGTGTTTCCTATGATATAGAGTTAAAAGAAGGAGATGTTTTATCAATAGGAAATATTAAATTAAAGATTATCCATACACCGGGACATACTCCTGGAGGAATTTGTATCGTAGGAGATCAAGAGGTCTTTACAGGAGATACATTATTTGCTGGTTCTATTGGGAGAACAGATTTTCCTCAGGGAAGTATGAAAAAGCTTTTATCTTCTATTAAAAATAAATTATTTGTTTTACCAGGAGATACAAAGATATATCCTGGACATGGACCAAGTTCTACGATCGAGCAGGAAAAAAATACAAATCCTTTTTTTCGTTAA
- the dtd gene encoding D-aminoacyl-tRNA deacylase, which translates to MRAVIQRVNFSNVQINNVEIGKINKGLLVFLGIKDNDTEKDVLYLADKIVHLRIFEDQGGKMNLSLKDINGEILVISQFTLYGDCKKGRRPNFMKAAKPEQANLFYERFIEEMKKIGIRTQTGRFQSHMMVNLQNDGPVTILIDSEKQF; encoded by the coding sequence ATGAGGGCTGTAATTCAAAGAGTAAATTTTTCTAATGTGCAAATTAATAATGTAGAAATAGGAAAAATTAATAAGGGATTATTGGTTTTTCTTGGTATAAAAGATAATGATACTGAAAAAGATGTCCTTTATTTAGCAGATAAAATTGTGCATCTTCGGATTTTTGAAGATCAAGGAGGAAAAATGAATTTATCTTTAAAAGATATTAATGGAGAAATTTTAGTAATTTCTCAATTTACTTTATATGGTGATTGTAAAAAAGGAAGAAGACCTAATTTTATGAAAGCTGCAAAACCTGAACAAGCTAATTTATTCTATGAAAGATTTATTGAAGAGATGAAAAAGATAGGTATCCGAACTCAAACAGGTCGATTTCAATCTCATATGATGGTAAATTTACAAAATGATGGGCCAGTTACAATTTTGATAGATAGTGAAAAACAATTTTAG
- a CDS encoding RelA/SpoT family protein: MIDILKDKIKEYYKEADLSIIDEAYYFAKEAHKNQKRLSGEDYITHPFSVALILADLQLDIQTIAAGILHDVVEDTSYTYEDIKNKFGEEIAGLVDGVTKLGKLDFVSKEEQQAENLRKMLIAMARDIRVILIKLADRLHNMRTIKHMPAEKQRAKAQETLEIFAPIAHRLGISKIKWELEDLSLRYINPEGYYDLVKKVSRKRKEREEYIKDVIQTLKEKLTEMGLNADIQGRPKHFYSIYRKMVYKNKTFDQIYDLTAVRIIVNSIRDCYAVLGVVHTLWKPIPGRFKDYIAMPKANMYQSLHTTVIGPKGEPVEIQIRTWEMHRTSEYGIAAHWKYKLGKTSTDDFDRKLTWLRQLMEMQGDLKDSKEFMETLKIDLFTDEVFVFTPKGDVVNLPKGATPIDFAYTIHSAVGNQCVGAKINNKIVPLDYQLQNGDIVEILTSANSNGPSRDWLNIVKSSQARNKIKQWIRKEKREENIQKGKEILEKEIRRQGYQYSDLFRTEWIEKILKRFHFNSIEDMYSAVGYGGLTAHQVIVRLKEDYNKIYGKPKEFMNIKQGKKNKKNKKETTGVRIQGFNNMAVRYSKCCNPVPGDKIIGYITKGRGISIHRADCINITNLKEPERIVSVSWVNDIKENYHAEIQIRARDQQGLISKVSGLLLESKIPLTAMNARSTKDQLIYINLIIEVKSTEEVNKLLKNIRRIKGVLSAHRL; this comes from the coding sequence ATGATAGATATATTGAAAGATAAAATAAAAGAATATTATAAAGAGGCGGATTTATCTATAATAGATGAAGCATATTATTTTGCAAAAGAAGCTCATAAAAATCAAAAAAGGTTATCTGGTGAAGATTATATTACTCATCCTTTTTCAGTTGCTTTAATTTTAGCAGATTTACAATTAGATATTCAAACTATTGCAGCAGGGATTCTTCATGATGTTGTTGAAGATACTTCTTATACTTATGAAGATATTAAAAATAAGTTTGGAGAAGAAATTGCTGGTTTAGTGGATGGAGTTACCAAGTTAGGAAAATTAGACTTTGTTTCGAAAGAAGAACAACAGGCAGAAAATTTGCGAAAAATGTTAATTGCTATGGCTAGAGATATTAGAGTGATTCTTATAAAATTAGCAGATAGACTTCATAATATGCGAACGATAAAACATATGCCAGCCGAAAAGCAAAGAGCAAAAGCTCAGGAGACTTTGGAAATCTTTGCTCCTATAGCCCATCGTTTAGGAATATCTAAAATAAAATGGGAATTAGAAGATCTGTCTTTAAGATATATTAATCCAGAAGGTTATTATGATTTAGTAAAAAAAGTATCTCGTAAACGAAAAGAACGAGAGGAATATATAAAGGATGTAATTCAAACTTTAAAAGAAAAGCTAACTGAGATGGGATTAAATGCGGATATACAAGGTAGACCAAAACATTTTTATAGTATTTATAGAAAGATGGTTTATAAAAATAAAACTTTTGATCAAATATATGATTTAACAGCGGTAAGAATTATTGTGAATAGTATAAGAGATTGTTATGCTGTATTAGGAGTAGTGCATACTTTATGGAAACCTATTCCAGGACGTTTTAAAGATTATATTGCTATGCCTAAGGCTAATATGTATCAATCTCTTCATACTACAGTAATCGGTCCTAAGGGAGAACCTGTTGAAATCCAAATAAGAACATGGGAAATGCATAGGACTTCTGAGTATGGAATTGCTGCTCATTGGAAATATAAATTAGGCAAAACATCTACAGATGATTTCGATCGGAAACTTACTTGGTTAAGACAGCTTATGGAAATGCAAGGAGATTTAAAAGATTCTAAAGAGTTTATGGAAACTTTAAAAATTGATTTGTTTACAGATGAAGTATTTGTATTTACCCCAAAAGGTGATGTTGTGAATTTACCGAAAGGTGCTACACCGATTGATTTTGCTTATACTATTCATAGTGCGGTAGGAAATCAATGTGTAGGAGCAAAAATAAATAATAAAATTGTTCCATTAGATTATCAATTACAAAATGGAGATATTGTTGAGATATTAACTTCAGCTAATTCTAATGGACCCAGTAGAGATTGGCTTAATATTGTAAAGAGTTCTCAAGCTAGAAATAAAATAAAACAATGGATACGAAAAGAAAAAAGAGAAGAAAATATTCAAAAAGGGAAAGAAATTTTAGAAAAGGAAATAAGAAGACAAGGATATCAGTATTCTGATCTTTTTAGAACAGAATGGATAGAAAAAATATTAAAAAGATTTCATTTTAATTCCATAGAGGATATGTATTCGGCTGTAGGGTATGGAGGATTAACTGCTCATCAGGTTATTGTGCGATTAAAAGAAGATTATAATAAAATTTATGGAAAGCCAAAGGAATTTATGAATATAAAACAAGGGAAAAAGAATAAAAAGAATAAAAAAGAAACTACTGGAGTTAGAATACAAGGATTTAATAATATGGCAGTACGTTATTCAAAGTGTTGTAATCCTGTTCCAGGAGACAAAATTATAGGGTATATTACAAAAGGTAGAGGGATTTCTATTCATAGGGCAGATTGTATTAATATTACAAATTTAAAAGAACCTGAAAGAATTGTAAGTGTATCATGGGTAAATGATATTAAAGAGAATTATCACGCAGAAATACAAATAAGAGCTAGAGATCAACAAGGATTGATTTCAAAGGTTTCGGGACTTCTTTTAGAAAGCAAAATTCCTCTGACTGCTATGAATGCAAGAAGTACAAAAGATCAACTAATATATATTAATCTTATAATAGAGGTAAAAAGTACAGAAGAAGTCAATAAATTGTTAAAAAATATAAGGAGAATAAAGGGTGTATTATCTGCTCATAGATTGTAA
- a CDS encoding adenine phosphoribosyltransferase — MNLKEKIRVIQDFPEKGISFKDITPLLQDKNAFKKSIDCMKKWSENLQADIVVGPEARGFIFATALAYALNVGFVPVRKPGKLPGQVISAEYSLEYGKNILEIHKDAIQPGQKVVIVDDLLATGGTLLTTARLIERLGGQVVGIFFLIELSELKGRETLKEYNVKSLITY; from the coding sequence TTGAATTTAAAAGAAAAAATAAGAGTGATCCAAGATTTTCCTGAAAAAGGGATTAGTTTTAAAGATATCACACCTTTATTGCAGGATAAAAATGCTTTTAAAAAATCTATAGATTGTATGAAAAAGTGGTCTGAAAATTTACAAGCAGATATTGTTGTGGGCCCAGAAGCAAGAGGTTTTATTTTTGCAACTGCATTGGCTTATGCATTGAATGTAGGTTTTGTACCAGTACGTAAACCCGGGAAATTACCTGGCCAAGTCATTTCTGCTGAGTATTCATTGGAATATGGAAAAAATATATTAGAGATTCATAAGGATGCTATTCAACCAGGCCAAAAAGTAGTAATTGTAGATGATTTACTTGCTACAGGAGGAACTCTTTTAACAACAGCAAGATTAATAGAAAGACTAGGTGGTCAAGTAGTAGGAATATTTTTTTTAATAGAACTTTCTGAGTTAAAGGGGAGAGAAACGTTAAAGGAATATAATGTAAAATCTTTAATTACTTATTAG
- the secF gene encoding protein translocase subunit SecF, which produces MNFIQHRKLAFVISGIVIIIGIIFLIIRGLNLGIDFAGGTIITIDLHQTFEVDEIREIVDKFDPNADITYTGEDKTQVMIQTQLSLSERERKEIFSAFQDKYDLKEKDLLSVDNVDPVIGSELKNQMIIGTVIASIAMLIYITIRFEFDFALSAIIALVHDLLVLISFYAIAGIQVNSPFIVAILTVLGYSINDTIVIFDRIRENRRVIKKNDYKTLVNTSITQSLSRSINTSLTTLITITVLYILGVEAIKSFALPLIVGIISGTYSSIFIASFLWYIMKTKKESKQNAI; this is translated from the coding sequence ATGAATTTTATTCAACATAGAAAGTTAGCATTTGTGATTTCTGGAATTGTCATTATTATAGGGATAATTTTTTTAATAATACGAGGGTTAAATTTAGGCATTGACTTTGCAGGAGGAACTATTATTACCATTGATTTACATCAAACATTTGAGGTTGATGAAATACGGGAAATTGTAGATAAATTTGATCCCAATGCAGATATTACTTATACTGGGGAAGATAAAACTCAAGTAATGATTCAAACGCAACTTTCTCTTTCTGAAAGGGAACGAAAAGAAATTTTTTCAGCATTTCAAGATAAATACGATTTAAAAGAGAAAGATTTATTATCTGTTGATAATGTAGATCCAGTCATTGGATCTGAATTAAAGAATCAAATGATTATAGGGACTGTTATAGCTTCAATAGCTATGCTTATTTATATTACCATTCGTTTTGAATTTGATTTTGCACTTTCAGCGATTATTGCTTTAGTTCATGACCTCCTAGTGCTTATTTCTTTTTATGCTATTGCAGGAATTCAGGTAAATTCACCTTTTATTGTTGCCATTTTAACAGTACTAGGATATTCCATTAATGATACCATTGTGATTTTTGATCGTATTCGTGAAAATAGACGAGTGATAAAGAAAAATGATTATAAAACTTTAGTAAATACAAGTATTACTCAGAGCCTTTCAAGATCTATTAATACTTCATTAACAACTCTTATTACGATTACAGTGTTATATATATTAGGAGTAGAAGCTATAAAAAGTTTTGCATTGCCTTTGATTGTTGGAATAATATCTGGAACTTATTCTTCTATTTTTATAGCTAGCTTTCTTTGGTATATTATGAAAACAAAAAAAGAAAGCAAACAAAATGCAATATAG
- the secD gene encoding protein translocase subunit SecD, giving the protein MNLKKFIILIIIIAIIAFGVYTAINGLRLGNYQILPLKEGINLGLDLRGGVYVVLEAKGSKEDPITDEKMSRAIATIRQRVDGLGVSEATVTKQGQNRIRVSIPDIQDQDKALDMIGKTAQLEFIGPDKNVILTGEQVEDSQAVYQQTQTGEQPVVTLKFNKKGTAAFAKATKEFINQPISIVLDGEVISAPIVQSTITNGEAVITGQSTLEEASDLSTLIRAGALPVSLEPVEVRTVGPILGQDALSQSIKAAIIGVSLVFVFMILRYRLLGIVASLALVVYILLFFLVLVSIDSTLTLPGIAGLILSIGMAVDANIIIFERVKEELKLGKTLRSALDSGFSRALTSILDSNITTIIAGIVLFFFGSGSIKGFAVTLMIGIIVSMITAVLVTRYLLRLVVGTNLFTNIKLYGA; this is encoded by the coding sequence ATGAACCTGAAAAAATTCATTATACTTATAATTATTATAGCAATTATTGCTTTTGGAGTTTATACGGCTATAAATGGACTGAGGTTAGGAAATTATCAAATATTACCATTAAAAGAAGGTATTAATTTAGGATTAGATTTACGTGGTGGAGTTTATGTAGTTTTAGAAGCAAAAGGATCTAAAGAGGATCCCATTACTGATGAAAAAATGTCCCGGGCAATTGCCACCATTCGACAAAGAGTAGATGGATTAGGAGTATCAGAAGCTACTGTAACGAAACAAGGCCAAAATCGCATCCGAGTGTCAATACCTGATATACAAGATCAAGATAAAGCTTTAGATATGATAGGGAAAACAGCACAGCTAGAATTTATAGGGCCTGATAAAAATGTCATTTTAACAGGGGAACAAGTGGAAGATTCTCAAGCTGTATATCAACAAACTCAAACAGGAGAACAACCAGTGGTAACTTTGAAATTTAATAAAAAAGGGACTGCTGCTTTTGCAAAAGCGACTAAGGAATTTATTAATCAGCCGATATCTATCGTTCTAGATGGAGAAGTAATTTCTGCACCTATTGTACAAAGTACGATTACTAATGGAGAAGCAGTTATTACAGGACAAAGTACTTTAGAAGAGGCTTCTGATTTGTCTACTTTAATTCGTGCAGGAGCGTTACCAGTTTCGTTGGAACCTGTAGAGGTGCGTACTGTAGGACCAATCCTTGGACAAGATGCACTATCTCAGAGCATAAAAGCAGCAATTATTGGTGTATCATTGGTATTTGTTTTTATGATTCTACGCTATAGATTGCTTGGTATTGTAGCCAGTTTAGCGTTAGTAGTTTATATTTTACTATTTTTCTTAGTATTAGTAAGTATTGATAGTACACTAACTTTACCAGGGATAGCGGGTCTTATTCTTAGTATTGGAATGGCTGTAGATGCTAATATAATCATATTTGAAAGAGTAAAGGAAGAGTTAAAGTTAGGAAAAACCCTCAGATCTGCTTTGGATTCTGGTTTTTCAAGAGCTCTTACAAGTATTTTAGACTCTAATATTACAACCATTATTGCAGGAATAGTATTATTTTTCTTTGGAAGTGGTTCGATTAAAGGTTTTGCTGTAACTCTTATGATAGGAATTATTGTAAGTATGATTACAGCAGTATTAGTAACGCGTTACTTACTTCGATTAGTTGTAGGTACAAATTTATTTACTAATATAAAATTATATGGAGCATAG
- the scfB gene encoding thioether cross-link-forming SCIFF peptide maturase has product MIHKFNINNMYMVLDINSGAVHLVDKITYDILDYYPEISKKESISKLQDKYQRSEIEEVIQEIDRLIEDGLLFTKGLDISKWKEKLNNQEKAIKAMCLHIAHDCNLRCKYCFASQGDFQGERSLMSQEVGRKAIDFLIKNSGNRRNLEVDFFGGEPLMNFDVVKDIVKYAKEKEKKYNKNFRFTITTNATLLTEDKMNYINQNMNNIVLSIDGDKSTNDFMRPTINGKGSYDIILPQISKMVQKRRDKDYYVRGTFTKYNLNFSKDVLHLAEQGFKEISMEPVVTDPEKDYAITEEDLPVIFKEYENLAVKYLEREKGKNPFHFFHFNIDLSQGPCIYKRLSGCGAGNEYVAITPEGEIYPCHQFVGNEDFKMGNVFSGIKRNTIQKDFKEAHVLNKDKCNNCWAKFYCSGGCHANAYNFNKDIHIPYSVGCEMEKKRIECALMIQVHRLQKS; this is encoded by the coding sequence TTGATTCATAAATTTAATATAAATAATATGTATATGGTACTTGATATTAACAGTGGCGCGGTTCATTTAGTAGATAAAATAACTTATGATATATTAGATTATTATCCTGAGATTTCTAAAAAGGAAAGTATCTCAAAATTACAGGATAAATATCAACGAAGTGAAATAGAGGAGGTAATACAAGAAATTGATCGGCTTATAGAGGATGGATTATTGTTTACAAAAGGTTTAGATATTTCTAAATGGAAAGAAAAATTAAATAATCAAGAAAAAGCAATAAAGGCAATGTGCCTTCATATTGCACATGATTGTAATTTAAGATGTAAATATTGTTTTGCTTCCCAAGGTGATTTTCAAGGTGAAAGATCTTTGATGTCTCAAGAAGTAGGAAGGAAAGCCATAGATTTTTTAATTAAAAATTCCGGGAATAGACGAAATCTTGAAGTAGATTTTTTTGGTGGAGAACCTTTAATGAATTTTGATGTAGTAAAAGATATTGTTAAATATGCAAAAGAAAAGGAAAAAAAATACAATAAAAATTTTAGATTTACCATTACTACAAACGCGACTCTTTTAACAGAGGATAAGATGAATTATATTAATCAAAATATGAATAATATAGTTTTAAGCATAGATGGGGACAAAAGTACGAATGATTTTATGAGACCTACTATAAATGGAAAAGGAAGTTATGATATCATCCTTCCCCAAATTAGTAAAATGGTTCAAAAAAGAAGAGATAAAGATTATTATGTAAGAGGTACATTTACCAAATATAATCTTAATTTTTCTAAGGATGTACTTCATTTAGCTGAGCAAGGTTTTAAAGAAATTTCTATGGAACCAGTAGTAACAGATCCAGAAAAAGATTATGCTATAACAGAAGAAGATCTTCCAGTTATTTTTAAAGAATATGAAAATTTAGCGGTAAAGTATTTAGAAAGAGAGAAAGGAAAAAATCCATTTCATTTTTTTCATTTTAATATTGATTTATCTCAAGGACCTTGTATATATAAGAGACTTTCTGGTTGTGGAGCAGGGAATGAATATGTAGCTATTACCCCTGAGGGAGAAATTTATCCTTGTCATCAATTTGTGGGAAATGAAGATTTTAAAATGGGGAATGTATTTAGTGGAATAAAAAGAAATACTATTCAAAAAGATTTTAAAGAAGCACATGTATTAAATAAGGATAAATGTAACAATTGTTGGGCAAAATTTTATTGTAGTGGGGGTTGTCATGCCAATGCTTATAATTTTAATAAAGATATTCATATTCCCTATAGTGTAGGGTGTGAAATGGAGAAAAAAAGAATTGAATGTGCATTAATGATTCAAGTACATAGATTACAAAAAAGTTAA
- the scfA gene encoding six-cysteine ranthipeptide SCIFF, whose protein sequence is MKHIKIISKGSLKNTVKKGGCGECQTSCQSACKTSCTVGNQNCENA, encoded by the coding sequence ATGAAACATATTAAAATTATTAGTAAAGGTAGCTTAAAAAATACAGTTAAAAAAGGTGGATGTGGAGAGTGTCAAACTTCTTGTCAATCCGCTTGTAAAACCTCATGTACTGTTGGAAATCAAAATTGTGAAAATGCATAA
- a CDS encoding TIGR04086 family membrane protein encodes MKKNFVNSKANYPQKNFHIGFVLKGLILGFLFSLICFLILSIILSLSNVSENFIKPASYIIMILSIVLGSVYASRKVEKNGWLYGAITGLLYIIILIIINIITSNTFSLQQIMVSRILMGLIAGTIGGILGINLR; translated from the coding sequence TTGAAAAAAAACTTTGTGAATTCAAAAGCAAATTATCCACAGAAGAATTTTCATATAGGATTTGTGTTAAAGGGATTAATTCTTGGATTTTTATTTTCATTAATATGTTTTTTGATTCTATCTATTATATTATCTCTTAGTAATGTATCGGAAAATTTTATTAAACCAGCTTCTTATATCATAATGATATTGAGTATTGTATTAGGAAGTGTATATGCTTCACGAAAAGTAGAAAAAAATGGTTGGCTTTATGGAGCGATTACAGGATTATTATATATTATTATTTTAATAATTATTAATATTATTACGTCTAATACATTTTCTTTACAACAAATTATGGTTTCAAGAATTTTAATGGGTTTAATTGCTGGGACCATAGGGGGAATTTTAGGAATTAATTTAAGATAA